Below is a genomic region from bacterium.
GAGCGAGTCTCACCTATCTGCCCCTACTTCTTCTTTGCGGCACGCGCCTTGAAGCGCTCCACGCGGCCCGCCTTGTCGAGGGTACGGTCTTCGCCCGTATAGAACGGATGCGAACGGCTCGAGATTTCCACCTTCACGAGCGGGTATTCCTTGCCGTCGTCAAACTTCCCCGTTTCGGTAGTGCGGATGGTCGAACCGATAAGAAAACGGATTCCGGAAGCGAGGTCCTCGAAAATAATGGGCCGGTATTCCTCCGGATGGATGTCCTTTTTCATGTCGCCCGACTATAGCAAAGGAAGCGGCCCGGAGCAAGCTTGCTGTCTCTTAAAATTCCTGGAAGCTCGGGAGGACGTTTACAATGACGGAAGTCACGACCGGGGCCGCGGCCGTCTGGCATGTAAGGGTGAACTTGGTCTGGTTATTGATCGTGCGGGAGACCGTAGTCGTCGCGATTGCCCCGCCCGCGTCTGCGAGTCTTGGCCCCGAATTGTACCCGTCGCTTCCGACTACGGTACAGGAGGTAACAGACGAAGCACTCCAGCCAACGACCGAAGCGAGCCCCGAAGCGACGCGAAGCGGAGTGGCGGTGATATACCCGCCCGGCTGGTTTACCTTTACGAGCGCCTGGTTTGAGTAGCCGATGCCACCGGGTCCCGTGCAGCGGAGCTGGTAGGTCTGGGTGCTTGTGAGCACACCCGTTTGTACTCCGCTTCCGGAAGTCGGGCCGTTATCGAACGCCGGAGGAGTCGCCACATCGACGCATGAGGCGGCGTTGGTTGATGTCCAGCTGAACGTCGCCTTCTGCCCGGCATTTATGGTTTGCGAAGCGGGCGTCAGGGAAGCGGTCGGAAGCGCGGGACAAATGCCGGCGGTTGCGGCGCAGCAATGCGCGGGATTGCCGACGGTCGGCTGGGACCCGCCCGGGTACTGACATGAGCCGCCGGGACCCGTGCAGCCCTGGCCATAGCAAGCACCGGCCGAGACCGTGATGGCTATCCATCCACTACAGTTATTGCCCTCTCCGGCGTGATTAGGACCTTCATCAATAACGCCATAGGAAGACGGAGGAAGGTCGGCACAGGCGCGCAGGTAGCGGGTTGTTCCCGCGTCGCCTGAGGAAAAAGTGTAATTGAATAACACGGGACGATTGGATCCAGCGGAAACCCCGGTACCGAAGGCAGTGGTAGCAACCGCATCGACTATGCCGGTCGCCTCGTCCGTCGAAGCATTGTATGCGGTCGCATACTGGAGTTTGTTCGTGAAGCCCGCGCCGGTCGCGGCGGAGCCGGTATTCGAGATGGTCGAGGAAAATGTGGTTGCGGTACCAGCAGTGGCCGCGGTCGGGGTGACGGCGGAGGCGGTGAGGTTGGGGAAATTTCCTGCGGGAGTAACTGTCACGATACACGAATCGCTTGCGGGAGTGGTACCGCCCGCTCCGGTACACGAGAGGTTGTAGGGCGTGTCCGAGGTAAGCGCACCGGTCGAAACACCGTTGGTATTGTTTGTCGCTCCGCCGGTCGAGAAGCCGGTCCCGGTGCAGGAAGTCGCGTTCGTCGAGCTCCAGGTGATGGTCGCGGATCCTCCCGAAGTCACTGACGGCGGCGTACAGGCAAGGTCAGCCGTCGGATTTACGGCGGGCCCCGCTACGGCTATGGCAGTCCACGCTCCGCAGTTGTCGATTTCGCTGGTTTCGTTCGTAATAGCTCCGCTTGGAGAAGGAGGTAAGTCGGCGCAGGCGCGCAGGTAGCGGGTTGTTCCGCCATCACTTGTCGGGAACGTGTAGGAGAACGAAGCAACGCGAGTCGTGCCGTTTGCGAGCGCGGTACTGAAAACGGAAGTCGCGGAAGTATCAACCACCCCGGTCGCCTCGTCCGTCGAAGCATTGTATGCGGTCGCATACTGGAGTTTGTTCGTGAAGCCCGCGCCGGTCGCGGCGGAGCCGGTATTCGAGATGGTCGAGGAAAATGTGGTTGCGGTACCAGCAGTGGCCGCGGTCGGGGTGACGGCGGAGGCGGTGAGGTTGGGAGCAGCGCCCGTCACATTCACCGTCGCGCGGGCAATGGTGGTGCCGTTGCCGTTCGTGCAGCTATAGGTATACATCGTGGTTTGCATTGGGGAAACCGGGGTGGTACCCGAAAAATCCTGCACGGGGAAATCATTGGTCCGGCGGCAGCCGCATGCGCTTTGGCCTTCACACGCCGAATACGCCGTACAGAGGTTCACGCTCTGGCCGGTCGGCGGTATAGGGAAATTGGCGGTACAGGTAACCGCAGGGCCGGGACTGCCGAAATACGGCTCCACGACGCCGCTTTCCCCCGGATACCAGACATCGTCGCGGTCGTTCGCGTGATCCCAAGTCAGCGTAACCGACTGCCCGGGAGAGATCGTATAGGAACTTGCCGTCAGCGTGTTTGAAGGGAGCGCATTCGACATGCACGCGAACGAGTCGAGGCTGGAATCGCAGTCGTCGTTTGAAGGACAGTTGTTGCTTGTCGCGGGACTGTGCTGCCAGGTTCCCCCGTTCAAGAAAATAACGGTGTTGTCACTCGGATGCGCGTATTGTCTTCCGACAATCGACCCCGAACCAAGCGAAGATGTCGGATCGACAAGAGAACACAAACGGCCGACCGCATCTTCGGAGACTTCTTTCCCGGACCGCCCGAATATATCCCAGGCTGAATTCCCATTGCCGTCAAGAGCCGGAAGCGAGAAGCCGCCATGTGCCTGCGTGTCGGCGCTTAAAGCGGCCCAGTAAGAATTTTTCGGGGCTGTCGTGTCGACCGCCCACAACAGGCCGTACTGGCCGGAGGCGGCCGGGAAAACGTACTGGCCGGGCTTTGGGGACGCCGGCTGCTCGACCACGCTCGCCTGGGCATGGACGGAACCGGTGAGTGAGAAAAAACCGGCAAGCAAGAAGGCGGCCATGAAGCCGCTTTTCAGGAGGAAACGGTTGAAATGAGTAAGCATCATCGCTTGTCATTGTACCCCGGAACGCCCGGTCCCGGGGAATGCGTGTGGATAGCTTTACGAGCCCGCGGCCAGCTGGCAAATCGTCCCGTCGCCGCCGACAGTCGAGGCCGTCGCGCCCCGCGCGCACGACTGGCTCGCGCCCGAAAGGATCCAGCTTATCTGGTAGGCGCGGCAGACAGAGCCTGTCACTTGTGTACAATTATAGGCAAATCCCAGCCACACAAGACTGCCGCCAAAGGTGACTTTGGGCCCGGCCGGAAGCCCCGGTATATAGGGCCTCAGCGCATCATCAAGCGCGGCGCTCTGCGTCGTCGGCGCAATATCCGTCCTTCCGCACTGGCCGCTCGGATAGGTCCCGAGGCAATGCGCGACCGTATCGCCCGGATACGGATACGAGCCCTGGTCCGTGAAATAGAGATTGATCGCATTTATATATTGCGTGATTTCCTGATTAGCGGAGGAATTCGTTCCTTTCGTGCGCGCGGAATTGAGCGCGACGAGCACGACTGCCGAGAGGATGCCGATAATGGCGATCACGACAAGGAGCTCGATAAGGGTAAAGCCGCGGGAACGAGAAGAAGGGATGATCATGAAAAAAGTATACCGTGGTGCGGGTAGATATCTATGAATTATCCGCAAGGAAGTCGATGTCCTGCTGGTATTTCGCGGCCTTTGCCACGACCGAGGCGCCATAGGCCGAAATCGCGCCGCCGGAGCACGCGCCGCCGGAATAGTAGCGGCAGGCAGCGTTTTGCTCGGCCGTATAGGTGCCGCCTGCGGCGCCCACGTCCTGGAGATAGAGCGCGGTCGCCATGATGGCGTGCTCGGCATTCCAGGGGTTCGTCGCAGGCACCCCGAGCGCCGCCTCGATGCGCCCCTCGAAGAGTTCCCAGGTCGACGGGATGAACTGCGTCGGACCCATCGCGCCGCCGTACCCGCCCGGTTGCGGACACGAGACCGGTGTCGTCCGCCAGTCTTTCCCGAGGGCCGCCGTGATGCGGGCGAACGGCACGGTGTCGCGGGGCGCCTTCATGACGCCCGAGAACGGCGTCCCGGTGTTCTTCCCTTTCCCGTCCCCGGTCGTAAGGTCAGTCACAAGACAGTTCCCCACATTCGTCCCGAGCGCGGACTCCTGCGAGAGGATGGCGAGGATCATGGCGGCGCGCACCCCTGTCTTCGCCGCCGCCGTCTTCGCATAGACGACCGCGTCGCCAAACGGAATGGCGCCCGTATCCCTAAGCGGGAAAAGCGCGGCGCGTATCGCCGCGGCCTTCGCCTGCTTTGCGGCGAGCACCTCCTGGTACTGCGCTTCCTGATTCGTCGTTATCGCAAGGAGCTGCTGCTGCTCGGCTTCCTTGACCGCGATCTGCTGCTTGGTCGTCTCGACCGCGTACTTCGCGTCCTGCGTCGCGTTCTGCTTCTTTGCGAGCGCCTCGCGCTCGGCCTGCGTCTGCGCCTTCGTCACCTTGATATCGGAAAAGAGCGCCTGCATCTCGCGCTTTATGGAGACGAACGCATCCACGTCCGCGAAGAAGGAAGAGATGTCCTCGTTTGCAAACGCGATCTCGGCAAGCGAGGAGTCGTCAAGCTGGCTCTCCTGCCGGAGCATCCCCGCCAAAGACTCCTTTCCCGCTTCGATGCGGTTCGCGAGCGTGGTGATGGTCTTATTCTTCGAGGCTATCTCGCTCCCGAGCTGCTTGATGGTCACCGTCTTTGCAGCAATCTGCGCCTGGGCCGCCTTGATCTGCGCGTCGAGCTGCGTGACGTTTCCCTTGAGCGTATTTTTCTTCGCCTGCGTCTCCGTGACTATCTTCTGCTGCGCAGCAATCTCCACCTGAAGCTGGTCGTACTGCTTCTGGAGCTCGGCGCGCTCGGCGGGGGTAAGCTCCTGCGCAAGCGTCTGCGGCACCCCTGCGCCGGAAACGGCAAGGAGCACTACCGGCAGCAGAAAAAGGGCGATAACAAAAAACACCGGGCTGCGTTTCATCCTATCCAGTATACCAAAACTCCGGACCGGCAAAGCCAGTCCGGAGTTTTGTCTTCATGAAAATCCCTATTCCTTCGCCTCCCCTTCGGCAGCCGCTCCTTCTTCCTCGGTCTTGCCCTTCTTCTCCACTTCGATTCCGGCCATGTCGACCGCAGCAGGAGCCTCTTCCTTCTCCTCCTCGACTTCCTGCGTAAGCGCGACGACCTCCTCCGGGTCGGTCTTTAAGGTAACGCCCTTCGGCATCTTGAGGTCGCTCGCGTGGATCTTGTCGCCAAGAGCGGCAAGCGCGGCGAGGTCGACTTCGATCTCGTGCGGGAGATCGGCGGGTGCCGCTTCGATCTCGACTTCGTGCATGACCTTCACCAGGTTCGCTCCGGCCTTGACCGCCGCCGATTCGCCGGTAAAGGAAAGCGGAACCGCGACTTCCACTTTCGCGCCCTTCTCGATCGCATAGAAATCGGCGTGGCGGGCCACACCCGTCACCGGGTCGACATCCACTTCATGGATGAGGGCCTGTACCGTGCCGCCAAGCCCCGAGATTTCGATGACCGAAGACTCGCCCGCGACCTTGAATGCGCGCTCGAAATCCTTGCTCAAAAGAGTGACCGGGGTCGATTCATGCTTCGGGCCATAGACTACGGCGGGCATCTGGCCGTCCTTAGAGAGGCGCTTGGTGCGCCTACCGATGAGTTCCCGTTTCGTAACCGCGAGCGTAATCATGAAGCGAGTATACGAAAAGCGGCCCGTATTTGCAACTTCGGGGGCCAGTGCGGACCTATTGACCCCTTGCGGCCGAAGAGACCAGGGTAAGGTGCCCCAGGTAGGCGGCGCGGGCAGCTTCGACATTCTCTTCCTTGCCCTGCCATATCTTAAGCGCGTCTTCCTGAAGGGCCCGAGCGAAACAGAACGTGAGTGGCCAGGGCGCTCCGCGTTTTTTTCCTTCGCGCACGATCGCCTGGAGATTCGCCGTCGCAACCTCAAACGACTGGCCTCCGGAGAGAAAGAGGATTCCCGGCACGTCCTTCGGAACGGTTTCCATAAGCACGTCGAGCGTGTCCAGAGCTACCTGCTCCGGCGTATCGACTCCGGAGCTGTCTGAGCCTGAGACCACCATCGACGTTTTGAGGATAAGCGCGGTGCGATCGGCCACCTGATCTTCAACAGCCTTGAAAAGCACCATAAGCGTATCGCGTATCGCGCCTTTGGCGCGAAGGCGGCTGTGCTTGCCCGCGCGCAGCACTTCCGGTTCGAGAATAGGTACGAGGCCCGCCTCCTGGCAAATACGCGCGAAGCTCGCGAGCCGTTTCGCATTCTCGACGAGCGCGGGAGCGCTTGGCACATGATCGCCGTCGATGCCGATAACGGCGCGCCATTTTGTAAACACCGCGCCCGCCGCGCGGTACGGCGCGAGGCGCTCCGGAAGGCCGATAAGACCCTTGGTGATAAGTTCGTGCGGACTTTCGGGGAACGGTTCGGTTCCCTCGTCGACCTTGATTCCAGGAGCGATTCCGTTTGACGCGAGCAGTTCGGGAAATGGTACGCCACTTTCGGATTTTTGCGTGAGCGTTTCTTCAAAGAGGATGGTGCCGGAGAGATACGATTCCGCACCCGGCGCGGCAAGGAAAAGATCGCGGAACTTCCTGCGCGATTCTTCCCCACCCTCGATCCCGTAGAGCGCAAGACGCTCGTCGGCGCTTTTGACGCTCTCGTCCGCGGCAAGAAGTCCCTTCCCTTCCGCAAAGAGTCCGCGCGCGATTTCGACGAGATCGGTCATACGCAAATGGTAGCACGCGGGAAGTTCGCGCGTGCTACACTTTCCGCATGCAAAAGCTCGATTTCCTCGCTATCGGCGACATTACGACCGATACCTTCATACAGCTCAAGGACGCGAGCGTGCACTGCGATATCGATCGCGATAATTGCACTATTTCGATGCGCTGGGGAGACAAAATACCGTTCGATTCCGCGGTTACCATCCCCGCAGTCGGCAATAGCGCGAACGCCGCTATCGCGGCGGCGCGGTTGGGACTTAGAAGCGGCCTCCTTTCCTGGATCGGCAAGGATGCGGAAGGCCGGGAGGATCTTTCCGTGCTTGAAACGGAACGGGTCGACGCATCGAAGGTCGCAGTCGTTGAGGGAGTCGATACGAATCACCACTACGTGCTCTCGTTCGAGTCCGAGCGTACGATACTCGTGAAGCAGAATGCTTTCCCGTATGCGCTTCCGACGGACCTTGAGGCGCCTTCCCTGCTCTATCTCTCGTCCCTTGGCGAAGCGTCGGGAGCGTTCCATGCCGATATCGCGCGCTTCATCGCCGCGCACCCGGAAACGAGGCTTGTCTTCCAGCCGGGAACCTTCCAGATGAAGATGGGCATCGAAGCGCTTACGGAGATCTACGCGCATACCTACCTTTTCATATGCAATAAGGAAGAGGCTGAGCGCATCCTCGGCCATACCGAGCCGCAAGAGAGGCTGACGCTTCTCGCGGAAGTCGCGGCGCTTGGTCCGAAGATCGTCGCGATTACCGACGGGCGCGCAGGAGCGTATGCGTACGACGGGAAAAACGCATACTCGGTGCCGCTCTATCCTGACGAGCGACCCCCGGTCGAGCGAACCGGTGCCGGTGACGCGTTCGCCTCGACGCTCGCCTGCGCGCTCATCCTCGGGGAACCGCTTGAAAAGGCGCTTTTGTGGGGGCCGATAAATTCAATGTCGGTAGTGCAGCACGTCGGCGCGCGCGCCGGACTCCTTTCACGAGAAAAAGTACTCGGCTATCTTCAGGCACCCCCCGAAACCTACCGGGCACGATCGCTCTGAGGAGTTTCTCCTATATTGAGGTTTCCTATGGTCGAGAGCGGATCGGTGCCGTTGTACCCGTCAAAACTCGTCGTGTCCGCAACGTGCATGATGATAAGCGCGGCGCCGGAGCCCACGACCGTGATCGCGAGTATCGCGAAGTAGCTGTTTATTTTCCTGCTTGCGAGACTGTGCATAGGGCTAATGCAGCGTGCCGGTCGCGCGGCGTACGGCATCCTGTACGGAAGAGACGCCAAGGCCGTAGTGCTCGATAAGCTCGTCCGGCTCCCCTGATTGTCCGAACTGATCTTGCACCCCAAGCCGTTCTATACGAATCGGATGAACTTCGGAAAGATACTCCGCGATCGCGGAGCCGAACCCTCCCATAATCTGGTGCTCTTCGACCGTCACGATCGAAAGCACTTCTTTCGCGACCGCGAGCACCACCTCCTCGTCAAGCGGCTTGACCGTGGGCACATGGAGCACGATGGTGCCGATGCCCTCCGCCTCAAGCGCCCGCGCCGCCATGAGCGCGTTACAGCTCATCGAGCCGGTCGCCATGAGCGCGACTTTCGGTTTATCGCTTCGCCAGAGCCGTAGCGCCTTCCCTATCGCAAACGGCGTATCGGAAGTCGTGAATACCGGAACATTCGAGCGCCCGAAGCGCAGATATACCGGCTTACCGAAAGCAGCCGCGGCAGTGGTCGCCTTCCGCGCTTCCTCGGCGTCGCCGGGAACGATAACGGTCATGTTGGGGAGCATTCGCATCATGCCGATGTCCTCGAGCATCTGGTGCGTCGCGCCATCGGGACCCACGGACACTCCCGCGTGCATGCCGCACACCACCACGTGCCGGTCGTTAAGTGCGATCGTCGTGCGTATCTGCTCATAGTTGCGGCCCGGGGAGAAGGCCGCGTAGCTTGTGATAAACGGTATCTTTCCCGCGAGCGCGAGACCTGCCGCGAGCGTCGCCATACCCTGCTCGGCAATGCCCATCTCGATAAAGCGGCCGGGGAACTCCTTCTCGAAGGATTCCGCGCGCGTCGATTCCTTCAGATCGGCGGAGAGGACAACAATGTTCTTATTTTCCTTGCCCGCGGCGATCACGCCCGCGCCGAATCCGTCGCGCGTCGATTTCTTGTCGACCTTTGGATCGAACGGATTCTGGATCAGTCTCGCTTCAGGATTAAGCATATTCGTTCGGGAGCCTGCCGTTCATAGAGCGGATTTGCTTCAGGAATTCTTTCGCTTGTTCCGGGTTCGGGACTCCTTTGCCTACCGCCCCGCCGTGCCAGTGATAATCGAACTCTATCTCGGGGACCCCTTTGCCGGAAATTGTATGGGCGATGATAAGTGTCGGCTTCTCGTAGACAGCTTTTGCTTCCTCGACGGCGTCGAC
It encodes:
- a CDS encoding type B 50S ribosomal protein L31 gives rise to the protein MKKDIHPEEYRPIIFEDLASGIRFLIGSTIRTTETGKFDDGKEYPLVKVEISSRSHPFYTGEDRTLDKAGRVERFKARAAKKK
- a CDS encoding type II secretion system protein; this translates as MIIPSSRSRGFTLIELLVVIAIIGILSAVVLVALNSARTKGTNSSANQEITQYINAINLYFTDQGSYPYPGDTVAHCLGTYPSGQCGRTDIAPTTQSAALDDALRPYIPGLPAGPKVTFGGSLVWLGFAYNCTQVTGSVCRAYQISWILSGASQSCARGATASTVGGDGTICQLAAGS
- a CDS encoding lytic murein transglycosylase; amino-acid sequence: MKRSPVFFVIALFLLPVVLLAVSGAGVPQTLAQELTPAERAELQKQYDQLQVEIAAQQKIVTETQAKKNTLKGNVTQLDAQIKAAQAQIAAKTVTIKQLGSEIASKNKTITTLANRIEAGKESLAGMLRQESQLDDSSLAEIAFANEDISSFFADVDAFVSIKREMQALFSDIKVTKAQTQAEREALAKKQNATQDAKYAVETTKQQIAVKEAEQQQLLAITTNQEAQYQEVLAAKQAKAAAIRAALFPLRDTGAIPFGDAVVYAKTAAAKTGVRAAMILAILSQESALGTNVGNCLVTDLTTGDGKGKNTGTPFSGVMKAPRDTVPFARITAALGKDWRTTPVSCPQPGGYGGAMGPTQFIPSTWELFEGRIEAALGVPATNPWNAEHAIMATALYLQDVGAAGGTYTAEQNAACRYYSGGACSGGAISAYGASVVAKAAKYQQDIDFLADNS
- a CDS encoding 50S ribosomal protein L25 — its product is MITLAVTKRELIGRRTKRLSKDGQMPAVVYGPKHESTPVTLLSKDFERAFKVAGESSVIEISGLGGTVQALIHEVDVDPVTGVARHADFYAIEKGAKVEVAVPLSFTGESAAVKAGANLVKVMHEVEIEAAPADLPHEIEVDLAALAALGDKIHASDLKMPKGVTLKTDPEEVVALTQEVEEEKEEAPAAVDMAGIEVEKKGKTEEEGAAAEGEAKE
- a CDS encoding class I fructose-bisphosphate aldolase — its product is MTDLVEIARGLFAEGKGLLAADESVKSADERLALYGIEGGEESRRKFRDLFLAAPGAESYLSGTILFEETLTQKSESGVPFPELLASNGIAPGIKVDEGTEPFPESPHELITKGLIGLPERLAPYRAAGAVFTKWRAVIGIDGDHVPSAPALVENAKRLASFARICQEAGLVPILEPEVLRAGKHSRLRAKGAIRDTLMVLFKAVEDQVADRTALILKTSMVVSGSDSSGVDTPEQVALDTLDVLMETVPKDVPGILFLSGGQSFEVATANLQAIVREGKKRGAPWPLTFCFARALQEDALKIWQGKEENVEAARAAYLGHLTLVSSAARGQ
- a CDS encoding carbohydrate kinase family protein encodes the protein MQKLDFLAIGDITTDTFIQLKDASVHCDIDRDNCTISMRWGDKIPFDSAVTIPAVGNSANAAIAAARLGLRSGLLSWIGKDAEGREDLSVLETERVDASKVAVVEGVDTNHHYVLSFESERTILVKQNAFPYALPTDLEAPSLLYLSSLGEASGAFHADIARFIAAHPETRLVFQPGTFQMKMGIEALTEIYAHTYLFICNKEEAERILGHTEPQERLTLLAEVAALGPKIVAITDGRAGAYAYDGKNAYSVPLYPDERPPVERTGAGDAFASTLACALILGEPLEKALLWGPINSMSVVQHVGARAGLLSREKVLGYLQAPPETYRARSL
- a CDS encoding transketolase C-terminal domain-containing protein, coding for MLNPEARLIQNPFDPKVDKKSTRDGFGAGVIAAGKENKNIVVLSADLKESTRAESFEKEFPGRFIEMGIAEQGMATLAAGLALAGKIPFITSYAAFSPGRNYEQIRTTIALNDRHVVVCGMHAGVSVGPDGATHQMLEDIGMMRMLPNMTVIVPGDAEEARKATTAAAAFGKPVYLRFGRSNVPVFTTSDTPFAIGKALRLWRSDKPKVALMATGSMSCNALMAARALEAEGIGTIVLHVPTVKPLDEEVVLAVAKEVLSIVTVEEHQIMGGFGSAIAEYLSEVHPIRIERLGVQDQFGQSGEPDELIEHYGLGVSSVQDAVRRATGTLH